In a single window of the Dryobates pubescens isolate bDryPub1 chromosome Z, bDryPub1.pri, whole genome shotgun sequence genome:
- the THAP1 gene encoding THAP domain-containing protein 1, with protein sequence MVQSCSAYRCRNRYDKEKPISFHKFPLTRPDLCKKWEAAVKRKNFKPTKYSSICSEHFTPDCFKRECNNKLLKENAVPTIFCYTEPSEKPEELAEQPEDPLPPPPPPPPPPPAAAAAAPVLPPSPSTPPFHLPQIDARFVDPSIGLLMPPLQTPSNLAVFCDHNYTVEDTVHQRKRIQQLEEQVEKLRKKLKTAQQRCRRQERQIEKLREIVQFQKEKDTLAGNGYVILPNDYFEVVEVPA encoded by the exons ATGGTGCagtcatgttcagcctaccgctGCCGGAACCGATACGACAAAGAGAAGCCCATCTCCTTCCACAA GTTTCCTCTTACAAGACCTGATCTTTGCAAGAAATGGGAAGCTGCTGTTAAAAGGAAAAACTTCAAGCCAACCAAGTACAGCAGTATTTGTTCAGAACACTTCACTCCTGATTGCTTTAAAAGGGAATGCAACAACAAGCTTCTAAAAGAAAATGCTGTGCCCACAATATTTTGTTATACTGAACCCAGCGAAAAG CCTGAAGAACTTGCAGAACAGCCAGAAGATCCActaccacctcctcctcctccacccccgccaccaccagcagcagcagcagcagctccagtacTACCACCATCTCCATCAACCCCTCCTTTTCATTTGCCTCAAATAGATGCCAGATTTGTAGATCCGAGTATTGGATTATTGatgcctcctctccagacccctAGCAATCTTGCTGTTTTTTGTGATCACAACTATACCGTAGAGGATACAGTTCATCAGCGAAAAAGAattcagcagctggaggaacAGGTTGAAAAACTGCGGAAAAAGCTCAAGACAGCGCAACAGCGATGTCGGCGCCAGGAAAGGCAGATTGAAAAACTGAGAGAGATTGTTcagtttcagaaagaaaaagacaccTTGGCAGGGAACGGCTATGTGATTCTTCCCAATGACTATTTTGAAGTTGTAGAGGTACCTGCCTAG
- the LOC128899336 gene encoding transcription factor JunD-like, which translates to MSGGRSGRSAVKMEAPFYPEEGLELLPDFVALPGFDLGAAAAPLPGPFTLRPPANARGSAAALRLLLPPPAAAAPPPAAGSAEPAAGGGAAAAAARSGPEAALGSAAELPLLKLPPAADLEQLLIQGGTGLGSGSPGPAAPGAGSSGASAAGPFLYRQPVTQEQEGFADGFVKALADLHKQNQLLSAPPPPLSTPGPCCTARPGPPGAPADPPAVYTNLSGFNPAGPLSPSGSAYSAASAPPPPPGLAFGAAGLGSGRLPPARSLEEPQTVPEVPPSAGGEGGSSAPTPPSLSPLDAESQERLKAERKRLRNRIAASKCRRRKLERIARLEEKVKALKGQNAELAATANLLRAQVTQLQGRVRSHLSSGCHINAAGHPPPPAAAASQPREVPLEAAAASETSAC; encoded by the exons ATGAGCGGCGGGCGTAGCGGGCGATCCGCCGTGAAGATGGAGGCACCGTTTTACCCTGAGGAAGGACTGGAGTTGCTCCCCGACTTCGTGGCGCTGCCGGGTTTCG ATCTGggggccgccgccgcgccgCTCCCGGGGCCCTTCACCCTTCGCCCGCCCGCCAACGCCCGCGGCAGCGCGGCAGCTCTGCGCTTGTTGCTGCCGccgccggccgccgccgccccgccacCGGCCGCCGGTTCCGCGGAGCCGGcggccggcggcggggcggcggcggcggcggcccgcAGTGGCCCGGAGGCCGCActgggctcagctgcagagctgccgtTGCTGAAACTACCTCCGGCCGCCgatctggagcagctgctgatcCAGGGGGGCACGGGGCTGGGGTCCGGCAGCCCGGGGCCGGCGGCGCCCGGGGCGGGCAGCAGCGGGGCATCGGCGGCAGGGCCGTTTCTCTACCGGCAGCCGGTGacgcaggagcaggaaggttttGCCGACGGTTTCGTTAAGGCCCTGGCCGACTTGCACAAGCAAAACCAGCTCCTATCGGCACCTCCGCCACCGCTTTCCACACCAGGACCGTGCTGCACCGCCCGCCCGGGGCCACCGGGAGCTCCCGCCGACCCGCCGGCTGTCTACACCAACTTGAGCGGCTTCAACCCAGCGGGGCCGCTGAGCCCCTCGGGCAGCGCCTACTCTGCCGcctccgccccgccgccgccaccgggCCTGGCCTTCGGGGCGGCTGGTTTAGGGAGCGGCCGGCTACCTCCAGCGCGGTCCCTGGAGGAGCCGCAGACGGTGCCCGAGGTGCCGCCGTCGGCGGGCGGGGAGGGCGGCAGCAGCGCGCCGACGCCGCCGTCGTTGTCACCGCTGGACGCGGAGAGCCAGGAACGGCTGAAGGCGGAGCGCAAGCGGCTGCGGAATCGCATCGCCGCCTCCAAGTGTCGCCGACGGAAGCTGGAGCGCATCGCCCGGCTGGAGGAGAAAGTGAAGGCGctcaaggggcagaatgccGAGCTGGCTGCCACCGCCAACCTCCTCCGCGCCCAGGTCACTCAGCTGCAGGGCCGCGTGCGCAGCCATCTCTCCTCCGGCTGCCACATCAACGCCGCCGGGCACCCTCCGCCCCCcgcagccgcagcctcccagccgcgGGAGGTACCTCTGGAGGCGGCCGCCGCGTCGGAGACCAGCGCCTGCTGA